A stretch of the Neptunomonas phycophila genome encodes the following:
- a CDS encoding toxin VasX, translated as MSNAKNDHGQILHSILNGESLKKAKAIVPPVAKPSDSPNTKGTGFTSLGKAKANYTPPPDTNIIPIFPMRYAIKGDSLTSLMESPKQIAPPQNINNLKDHELLRVRKGYIFIYDDKGVWNIFSHYTDSEDTNGTEFRQLDDGDFSAPYSFSKVFWNNGARSDWTKDEKENGYPFAFVTKDVKTFWIAYSEERWPKPLFDAVSTNSTLKNQLMTQVNVSDGGDTHAVPLSELSNISDAFTKEVPAQSNTAYEFENLIRHTMAHQEPSAMFDSFSSYLNGLIVGIHDPIGEHLDINAMVSFQNNIAAKFYDDHYYPLTIGQLIEQLQASDRKYKYQLPDTPRNRRNKIAGNRRRPPISDPLSLEFDTKYGELKAEYEENDKINATLTQSLALHGERTGKGTAEPILSYLSKHLEHAKGADLEEYITYYCLYYAKTLDNLSHTIPGTHYVQAIINAMDSEDSPPLSFKQVKAAGAFLSNGLKGFIRASVASGSVSTRFPIVLDAVCKAIGKEAAYKYVETKKKGSKGTYKRKVISQFVETFFEASSEEFKSDSATRQIFESRLRNGGRFIDNIKPMKQNGTFALTGKYRTESPASSESGKIYIYRVNMKFALTPQSIDNHEKKIGWDYKATHLGIALSFLSLYDTLASYNTPNRAHSAAGQLINDPRAKITKAFADSFSAVFALNEVKFAASAGMIRSDLTVETLAKTFKKRSLIDKYIRGLPKRVDEDWLELLKPSRANVSTGRKLARHTVKGLGIIGVFLSAGLAYESYAKGDTVGAIGNSITAIGSFILLFSTIAPPLFIVAIGLVIIGTVISLFSDDEKETWIEHSFWGTSDSYLSFHERPKINKLINLASLRKENLELGFKREVEEFLDIMSKLTITDENINDNKFEILCSKITNDSEIKKLTITCNSYQKIPTPHGHIKKPIKKIITSIKKYLVSPGKVEVLYEAPKKPHRILLVFQITLPRVPNGEFFEEIEIEI; from the coding sequence ATGAGCAATGCGAAAAATGATCACGGCCAAATACTCCACAGCATACTCAATGGGGAAAGCCTAAAAAAAGCAAAAGCCATTGTCCCACCAGTTGCCAAGCCCAGCGACTCACCTAATACTAAAGGAACCGGTTTTACTTCGTTAGGTAAAGCAAAAGCTAACTACACACCGCCACCCGATACCAACATTATCCCTATCTTCCCTATGCGTTATGCGATCAAAGGGGATTCCTTAACTAGCTTGATGGAGTCACCTAAGCAAATCGCGCCGCCTCAAAATATTAACAACCTCAAAGATCATGAATTACTGCGAGTACGCAAAGGTTATATCTTTATTTATGATGACAAAGGCGTATGGAATATTTTTTCTCATTACACAGATAGCGAAGATACAAACGGTACTGAGTTTAGACAACTGGATGACGGGGATTTTTCGGCACCCTACAGTTTTAGCAAAGTATTTTGGAATAATGGCGCGCGAAGCGACTGGACAAAAGACGAAAAAGAGAATGGCTACCCCTTCGCATTTGTTACAAAAGACGTAAAGACATTTTGGATAGCCTACAGCGAAGAGCGATGGCCTAAGCCGCTGTTCGATGCAGTATCGACTAACAGCACGTTAAAAAATCAACTCATGACACAGGTTAACGTAAGTGATGGTGGTGATACCCATGCCGTGCCGCTTAGCGAACTTTCCAACATAAGCGACGCATTTACAAAAGAAGTTCCGGCTCAATCAAACACCGCTTATGAATTCGAGAATCTAATTAGGCATACGATGGCTCATCAAGAACCATCAGCGATGTTTGACAGTTTTTCCAGCTACCTTAATGGGTTAATCGTTGGTATTCACGATCCCATTGGAGAGCACCTGGATATTAACGCGATGGTCTCTTTTCAAAACAACATAGCAGCCAAGTTTTACGATGATCACTATTACCCATTAACCATTGGTCAACTCATCGAACAACTACAAGCATCAGACCGCAAATATAAGTACCAACTACCCGACACACCCAGAAACAGACGGAATAAAATAGCAGGCAACCGAAGAAGGCCACCAATTAGCGACCCTCTCAGCCTTGAGTTCGATACCAAATATGGCGAATTAAAGGCGGAGTATGAAGAGAATGATAAGATCAATGCCACGCTTACCCAATCACTGGCCTTACATGGGGAGCGTACAGGCAAAGGAACAGCAGAGCCTATTCTCAGTTATCTATCCAAACACCTAGAGCACGCCAAAGGCGCGGACTTAGAAGAATATATCACCTATTATTGCCTCTATTATGCCAAAACCCTAGACAACCTATCGCACACCATCCCGGGGACTCACTATGTTCAAGCGATTATTAATGCGATGGATTCAGAGGACTCCCCTCCACTGTCATTCAAACAAGTAAAAGCGGCTGGTGCTTTTTTAAGCAACGGGTTAAAAGGATTTATTCGTGCCAGTGTCGCCAGCGGCTCTGTTTCAACGCGTTTCCCCATTGTTTTGGACGCTGTCTGCAAGGCCATCGGTAAAGAGGCCGCGTATAAATACGTAGAGACCAAAAAGAAAGGCAGCAAAGGTACCTACAAACGAAAAGTCATCAGTCAGTTTGTTGAAACCTTTTTCGAAGCCTCATCCGAAGAATTTAAATCGGATTCAGCTACTCGGCAAATATTTGAATCAAGGCTACGTAATGGCGGCCGGTTCATCGACAACATCAAACCCATGAAACAAAACGGTACTTTTGCCTTAACAGGCAAATACCGAACTGAAAGCCCTGCCTCCTCTGAATCGGGCAAGATCTACATTTACAGGGTAAATATGAAGTTTGCGTTAACGCCGCAATCAATCGATAACCATGAGAAAAAAATAGGGTGGGACTATAAGGCGACTCATTTAGGTATTGCCCTATCATTCTTATCGCTTTACGACACACTTGCCTCATACAACACACCTAATCGAGCACACTCCGCAGCAGGTCAATTAATAAACGATCCGCGAGCCAAAATTACCAAAGCGTTTGCAGACTCATTCAGCGCCGTATTCGCGCTCAATGAAGTCAAATTTGCAGCCAGCGCGGGTATGATTCGATCAGACCTTACCGTAGAAACGTTAGCCAAAACATTTAAGAAAAGATCCTTAATAGATAAATACATCAGAGGCTTACCGAAAAGAGTCGATGAGGATTGGCTAGAATTACTAAAACCCTCAAGAGCCAATGTGAGTACAGGGCGGAAACTAGCACGACACACCGTTAAAGGGTTGGGCATTATCGGTGTATTCTTATCGGCTGGTCTTGCATATGAATCCTACGCAAAAGGCGATACCGTAGGTGCTATCGGCAACAGTATCACGGCCATCGGCAGCTTTATTTTACTGTTTAGTACAATAGCACCGCCTTTGTTTATTGTAGCCATAGGCCTCGTCATCATCGGCACGGTCATTTCTTTGTTTTCAGATGATGAAAAGGAGACGTGGATAGAGCATTCGTTTTGGGGGACAAGTGATAGTTATTTATCATTTCATGAAAGACCCAAAATCAACAAACTTATAAATCTTGCTTCTTTGAGAAAAGAAAACTTAGAATTAGGCTTCAAAAGAGAAGTTGAAGAGTTTTTAGATATAATGTCGAAATTAACAATCACTGACGAGAACATTAATGATAATAAGTTCGAAATACTTTGTTCTAAAATCACCAACGACTCTGAGATCAAAAAACTCACAATAACATGTAATTCCTATCAAAAAATACCAACACCACATGGCCATATTAAAAAACCTATCAAAAAAATCATCACATCAATAAAAAAATACCTAGTATCACCTGGTAAGGTAGAAGTTTTATATGAGGCCCCAAAAAAGCCCCATCGCATTCTTCTAGTTTTTCAAATAACACTACCTAGAGTACCTAACGGTGAGTTTTTTGAAGAAATAGAAATAGAGATTTAA
- the urtC gene encoding urea ABC transporter permease subunit UrtC, with translation MRLLTVLQNDRGGQIVLSLVLALAVIVPILNLAVPETSAFHVPTYTVTLLGKYLTLALLAVAVDLVWGYLGILTLGHGAFFALGGYAMGMYLMRQIGDRGVYGNPELPDFMVFLDWQELPWFWYGFDQFWFAVIMIALVPGLLAFVFGWLAFRSRVSGVYLSIITQALTYALMLAFYRNEMGFGGNNGLTDFKDLLGFSLQEDSTRIALFIASAIALIAGYIVCRFLMNSRLGRVCVAVRDSESRARFMGYRVENVKLWVFVISAILAGVAGALYVPQVGIINPNEFSPLNSIEVVVWVAVGGRATLFGAIVGALLINYAKTYLTAELPEIWLFALGGIFVLVTLLLPKGVVGLLSRKEAQA, from the coding sequence ATGAGACTGCTGACTGTTTTGCAGAATGACCGTGGTGGCCAAATTGTATTAAGTTTGGTGTTGGCGTTGGCGGTTATTGTCCCGATTCTCAACCTTGCGGTTCCCGAAACCAGTGCCTTTCATGTGCCAACGTATACGGTAACCTTGTTGGGTAAGTACCTTACCTTAGCCTTACTCGCGGTAGCTGTTGACCTTGTTTGGGGGTATTTGGGGATTCTTACTTTAGGGCATGGTGCTTTTTTCGCGCTCGGCGGCTACGCCATGGGCATGTATTTAATGCGCCAGATTGGTGATCGGGGTGTATACGGCAATCCCGAGTTGCCCGATTTTATGGTCTTCCTTGATTGGCAAGAACTCCCTTGGTTTTGGTATGGATTTGATCAGTTTTGGTTTGCGGTCATCATGATAGCTTTAGTCCCAGGGCTGTTGGCATTTGTGTTTGGTTGGTTAGCCTTTAGGTCACGCGTATCCGGGGTGTATCTATCTATTATCACGCAAGCGTTGACGTATGCATTGATGCTTGCGTTTTATCGGAATGAGATGGGTTTTGGTGGTAATAACGGCTTAACAGACTTTAAAGACTTGCTCGGGTTTTCTTTGCAAGAAGACAGTACACGCATTGCGTTGTTTATTGCGTCGGCTATCGCCTTGATAGCAGGCTACATAGTATGTCGCTTTCTTATGAATAGCCGATTAGGCCGCGTTTGTGTGGCGGTTCGTGACTCTGAATCACGAGCTCGTTTCATGGGGTATCGAGTTGAGAATGTAAAGTTATGGGTATTTGTTATTTCTGCGATTTTAGCCGGTGTTGCAGGGGCGCTGTATGTGCCACAAGTAGGTATCATCAACCCGAATGAATTTTCACCACTGAACTCCATCGAAGTTGTTGTCTGGGTAGCCGTAGGTGGTCGGGCAACATTGTTTGGTGCCATTGTCGGGGCTTTACTGATCAACTACGCAAAAACGTACCTAACCGCTGAGCTGCCGGAAATATGGTTGTTTGCGCTGGGGGGGATTTTTGTTCTTGTTACTCTACTCTTACCTAAAGGGGTGGTTGGGCTGCTATCGCGTAAGGAGGCACAGGCATGA
- a CDS encoding helix-turn-helix transcriptional regulator produces MLNSNGPLRYNEKERYRVIELFALWEGRVNTTHLQNVFGIGRQKASEIIGSYTQRYPQNLDYNASAKGYQLTDEFTPWHAGSSFDEYYHLLTRAGHNDYLSFLQTGFSLLEAPLRNISPALVQPIIKAIREKRRLDIGYASVSSPEYESRIISPHCLVFDGIRWHVRAWCEKNQQYRDFVLSRFSGEFEFEGPSEHTAEDDERWNTWLDIVIEPDPRLSPAKKRIIAMDYQMENNQRIIPLRAALVLYVWQRLRLDHYAQDPEAQQITITPESHKAIKPYLP; encoded by the coding sequence ATGTTAAACAGCAATGGACCGCTAAGGTACAACGAAAAAGAAAGATACCGCGTAATCGAATTGTTTGCGTTGTGGGAAGGCCGAGTGAATACAACTCACCTCCAGAATGTATTTGGCATAGGCCGGCAAAAAGCGTCTGAAATTATTGGGTCTTATACGCAGCGCTACCCTCAAAACTTAGACTACAACGCATCTGCAAAAGGCTATCAGCTGACGGATGAATTTACGCCTTGGCATGCCGGTAGTAGTTTTGATGAATATTATCACTTACTGACGCGAGCTGGCCATAATGACTACCTGTCGTTTTTGCAGACAGGTTTCTCCCTACTTGAAGCCCCACTTCGTAATATCTCACCTGCATTGGTGCAGCCGATCATTAAAGCCATACGCGAAAAACGCCGCTTAGATATTGGCTACGCTTCCGTCTCGTCGCCTGAGTATGAATCCCGCATTATCTCGCCTCACTGTTTAGTATTTGATGGTATCCGCTGGCACGTACGCGCATGGTGCGAAAAAAATCAACAATACCGAGATTTTGTCTTATCTCGCTTTAGTGGTGAATTCGAATTTGAAGGCCCTTCAGAACATACCGCTGAAGACGATGAGCGATGGAATACCTGGTTAGATATCGTCATCGAACCAGACCCGCGTTTAAGCCCTGCCAAAAAGCGTATCATTGCTATGGATTACCAAATGGAAAACAACCAACGCATTATTCCTCTACGCGCCGCTTTAGTACTTTATGTATGGCAACGTCTGCGGCTGGACCATTACGCCCAAGACCCCGAAGCTCAACAAATTACCATCACCCCCGAAAGCCATAAAGCGATTAAACCCTACCTGCCTTAA
- the urtD gene encoding urea ABC transporter ATP-binding protein UrtD, translating to MSVKSAFEHMVNRDHVYPFMVPKQASNLNVDKNILLYLEDISVSFDGFKAINNLNLYINDGELRCIIGPNGAGKTTMMDIITGKTQPDSGTAWFGQTINLLEMDEPAIAQAGIGRKFQKPTVFEELTVWQNLELAMADDRKVWTILNAKLNSEQSDMLMETVALIGLKENVGMPAGRLSHGQKQWLEIGMLLMQKPRLLLVDEPVAGMTHQEMDRTSELLISLAGRHSVVVVEHDMDFVRSLAGKERTVTVLHQGSVLSEGSMDKVQNDPKVVEVYLGE from the coding sequence ATGAGTGTAAAAAGTGCATTTGAGCATATGGTCAATCGAGACCATGTTTATCCGTTTATGGTGCCCAAGCAAGCCAGTAACTTGAATGTTGATAAAAACATCCTGCTCTACTTAGAAGATATCTCTGTTAGCTTTGATGGATTTAAAGCGATTAACAATCTTAATCTTTACATTAATGATGGCGAGTTGCGCTGTATTATTGGCCCTAATGGAGCAGGTAAAACCACCATGATGGATATCATTACCGGCAAAACTCAGCCGGATTCTGGTACGGCGTGGTTTGGCCAAACCATCAACTTACTAGAGATGGATGAGCCTGCCATAGCTCAGGCGGGTATTGGGCGGAAATTTCAAAAGCCAACGGTGTTTGAAGAGCTCACCGTTTGGCAAAACTTAGAGCTGGCAATGGCCGACGATCGTAAAGTCTGGACCATACTGAATGCCAAACTAAATAGTGAGCAGAGCGACATGCTCATGGAAACAGTGGCTCTTATTGGTTTAAAAGAGAATGTGGGTATGCCAGCGGGGCGCTTATCCCACGGTCAAAAGCAATGGCTAGAAATAGGCATGCTACTCATGCAAAAACCGCGCTTGTTGTTAGTGGATGAACCTGTTGCAGGCATGACTCATCAAGAAATGGATCGAACTTCCGAGTTGCTCATATCGTTGGCGGGTCGTCACTCGGTTGTTGTGGTGGAGCATGATATGGATTTTGTGCGTAGCTTAGCGGGCAAAGAGCGCACAGTCACCGTTTTACATCAAGGCAGTGTGCTGTCAGAAGGCTCCATGGATAAAGTACAGAACGATCCCAAAGTAGTGGAAGTATATTTGGGCGAATAG
- the urtE gene encoding urea ABC transporter ATP-binding subunit UrtE yields the protein MLKIEALNQFYGQSHTLWDVDLHVPEGQCTVLMGRNGVGKTTLLQCIMGHHAVKSGSMMLAGENLLNKSVEQRPRLGVGYVPQGRQIFPLLSVEENLEIGLPVRARGDRKIPEYIFDLFPVLNDMLHRRGGDLSGGQQQQLAIGRALVVNPKLLILDEPTEGIQPNVVSEIGDIIRKLNREMGLTVLLVEQKLPFARKVGDRFCILDRGRHVAEGEMTALNDALVKEYLTV from the coding sequence ATGTTAAAAATAGAAGCATTGAACCAATTCTATGGTCAGAGCCATACACTGTGGGATGTAGATTTACACGTGCCAGAAGGGCAATGCACCGTTCTAATGGGGCGCAATGGTGTGGGAAAAACCACCCTGCTTCAGTGCATTATGGGCCACCATGCGGTTAAAAGTGGCAGCATGATGCTAGCTGGAGAAAACCTGTTAAACAAATCAGTAGAGCAACGCCCTCGTTTAGGGGTGGGATACGTGCCGCAGGGGCGCCAAATCTTTCCTTTATTGAGCGTCGAAGAAAACTTAGAAATAGGTCTGCCAGTCCGAGCACGCGGTGATCGAAAAATACCCGAATATATTTTTGATTTATTTCCTGTGCTTAACGATATGTTACACCGTCGCGGTGGTGATTTATCGGGTGGTCAACAGCAGCAGCTAGCAATAGGACGAGCCTTAGTAGTCAACCCAAAGCTGCTCATACTGGATGAACCCACAGAAGGGATTCAGCCTAATGTGGTATCTGAAATTGGTGATATCATTCGTAAGTTGAACCGAGAAATGGGGCTTACCGTCCTATTAGTCGAACAAAAACTACCCTTTGCTCGCAAGGTAGGGGACCGTTTTTGCATTCTCGATCGCGGTCGTCATGTTGCTGAAGGTGAAATGACGGCTCTTAATGACGCCTTAGTAAAAGAGTATTTAACAGTATGA
- the cas1f gene encoding type I-F CRISPR-associated endonuclease Cas1f, with protein MEQFSPSDMKTILHSKRANMYYLEYCRVMQKDGRVLYLTEAKKENQYFNIPIANTTVIMLGTGTSITQAAMRMLSQAGVLVGFCGGGGTPLHMASEVEWLTPQSEYRPTEYLHGWMKFWFDDEKRLMAAKTFQQTRIGFLEQVWNRDKDLKAEGFSIKDSQLTSPFEIFHQRTGAAKKQSDLLLTEAQLTKVLYKYAANNVSISDFTRQHQSADKANDFLNHGNYLAYGLAASCLWVLGIPHGFAVMHGKTRRGALVFDIADLIKDAIVLPWAFICAKEDATEQEFRQQILQKFTDHKAMDCMFESVKKVALQDYTQTQIEEQNL; from the coding sequence ATGGAGCAGTTCTCACCGTCGGATATGAAAACCATATTGCACTCTAAACGAGCCAATATGTATTACCTAGAATATTGCCGAGTTATGCAAAAAGACGGGCGTGTGCTCTATCTCACCGAAGCCAAAAAAGAAAACCAATACTTTAATATTCCTATCGCTAACACCACCGTCATCATGTTGGGTACTGGCACTTCTATTACTCAAGCGGCGATGCGTATGTTATCACAAGCGGGAGTGTTGGTTGGCTTTTGTGGCGGTGGGGGCACACCGCTTCACATGGCAAGCGAAGTCGAATGGTTAACCCCACAAAGTGAATATCGACCAACTGAATATCTGCACGGCTGGATGAAGTTTTGGTTTGATGATGAAAAGCGGCTGATGGCTGCCAAAACGTTTCAGCAAACGAGAATTGGTTTTTTGGAGCAAGTATGGAATAGAGATAAAGATTTAAAAGCCGAAGGGTTTTCGATAAAAGATAGCCAGCTAACGTCGCCATTTGAAATCTTCCATCAAAGAACAGGTGCGGCTAAAAAGCAATCAGATCTGCTCTTAACTGAAGCTCAGTTGACTAAGGTGCTTTATAAATACGCTGCAAATAATGTGAGCATCAGCGACTTTACCCGTCAGCATCAATCCGCAGACAAAGCGAATGATTTTCTTAATCATGGTAACTACTTAGCCTACGGTTTAGCCGCAAGCTGCTTATGGGTATTGGGTATACCTCATGGTTTTGCGGTAATGCACGGCAAAACACGCCGGGGAGCTTTAGTCTTTGATATTGCAGACTTAATCAAAGACGCCATCGTATTACCGTGGGCATTTATCTGCGCAAAAGAAGACGCGACAGAGCAAGAGTTTCGCCAACAAATACTGCAAAAATTTACCGATCACAAAGCCATGGATTGTATGTTCGAGTCGGTAAAAAAAGTCGCATTACAAGATTACACCCAAACTCAAATTGAGGAACAAAACCTATGA
- the urtB gene encoding urea ABC transporter permease subunit UrtB, whose translation MSSSFDDKSEALQLLASENNPDTKEVLKLLGDGQLFYHKKDKQLFIIRNYDTGAEAINFDGQSQVISRKRDYKKVTLNNALRGVITQLTAEMELNAIDPGVREVAVRDLMKDLSPSTVSLLKTRFTQEQNAGVKALIGTALAVNDLKSDDAATVAQAIERVDGSLEQEVRAALLNIVNDHPSEDLQQQAQKVINGIDNKIEYYGWLETLYFGLSLGSVLVLAGIGLAITFGVMGVINMAHGELIMIGAYTTYVIQQLMPNHIGMSVIIAIPAAFIVSGLVGIAIERGVIRFLYGRPLETLLATFGISLILQQAVRSIFSPLNRSVETPEWMSGLIQINPVFALTESRLYIILFCLIVFFALSLVLKKTPLGLQVRAVSQNRAMAQAMGVRSNRVDALTFGLGSGVAGVAGVALSQLTNVGPNLGQAYIIDSFMVVVFGGVGNLWGTLVAGLSLGVANKVLEPWAGAVLAKILVLVFIILFIQKRPRGLFPQRGRAAEG comes from the coding sequence ATGAGTAGCTCTTTTGATGATAAATCAGAGGCGCTTCAGTTGTTAGCCAGTGAAAATAACCCAGATACCAAAGAAGTATTAAAACTATTAGGTGATGGTCAGCTTTTTTATCATAAAAAAGATAAGCAGTTATTTATTATAAGAAATTATGATACGGGCGCGGAAGCTATTAACTTTGATGGCCAATCACAAGTTATTTCCCGTAAACGAGACTACAAAAAAGTCACATTAAATAATGCGTTGCGTGGTGTTATTACACAACTAACAGCTGAAATGGAACTCAATGCCATCGATCCCGGAGTGCGTGAAGTAGCGGTTCGTGATTTGATGAAGGACCTTTCGCCCAGCACTGTCTCCTTGCTTAAAACACGCTTTACTCAAGAGCAAAATGCCGGCGTAAAAGCCTTAATCGGTACAGCGCTGGCGGTTAATGATTTAAAAAGTGATGATGCGGCTACCGTAGCTCAAGCGATTGAGCGCGTCGATGGCTCTTTAGAGCAAGAGGTGCGAGCAGCTTTACTGAATATTGTGAATGATCACCCTTCAGAAGACCTGCAACAGCAAGCTCAAAAGGTCATTAACGGTATTGATAATAAAATTGAATATTATGGTTGGTTAGAAACGCTGTATTTTGGGCTGAGCTTGGGGTCAGTATTAGTACTTGCAGGCATAGGTTTGGCCATTACGTTCGGCGTAATGGGGGTTATTAACATGGCCCACGGCGAGTTGATTATGATTGGTGCGTATACCACTTATGTTATTCAGCAGCTGATGCCTAACCATATAGGGATGTCCGTTATTATTGCAATCCCTGCTGCGTTTATTGTTTCTGGGCTTGTTGGGATTGCTATTGAGCGCGGTGTCATTCGTTTTTTATACGGTCGTCCATTAGAAACCTTGCTGGCAACTTTCGGTATCAGCCTTATTTTGCAGCAAGCTGTCAGATCTATATTCTCGCCGCTGAACCGCAGTGTTGAGACACCCGAATGGATGAGTGGACTTATCCAAATCAACCCTGTCTTTGCGCTAACAGAGAGCCGCTTGTACATCATATTGTTCTGCTTAATTGTGTTCTTTGCTTTATCACTCGTCTTGAAAAAAACACCGCTGGGTTTGCAAGTGCGTGCGGTATCGCAAAATAGAGCGATGGCGCAAGCCATGGGCGTGCGATCTAACCGAGTAGATGCGCTGACCTTTGGGCTAGGTTCAGGGGTTGCTGGTGTGGCAGGTGTGGCGTTGTCGCAGCTCACTAACGTTGGTCCTAATTTGGGACAGGCGTATATCATCGACTCTTTCATGGTTGTGGTTTTTGGCGGTGTAGGCAACCTGTGGGGTACGCTGGTTGCGGGTTTGAGCTTAGGAGTAGCTAACAAAGTGCTAGAGCCTTGGGCTGGAGCGGTATTGGCAAAAATTTTGGTGCTGGTGTTTATCATTCTATTTATTCAGAAGCGTCCACGAGGATTATTCCCTCAACGTGGCCGTGCGGCGGAGGGTTAA
- a CDS encoding urease accessory protein UreD — MNARVQPETGWKAQLQLGYQDRNGKTRLVDRVQRGPLAVQRSLYPEGAPCHTYLLHPPGGVVGGDQLDIRVDVQPNAHAMITTPGATKFYRSEGKQALQQQTLTVQAGATLEWLPQENIAFPGANARIYSDVHLVQGSRFIGWELQCLGRPAIQETFDNGNMDTCLRVHVDGTLQLIDSMKTNGLSLVESAAGLRGYAMNASLIAGTIPETHLDTVRTVLESFDPSLPVGATWMDNLLVVRMLGNNTEDIQKVLIPVWKALREQWLEVPACPPRIWAT; from the coding sequence ATGAATGCACGGGTACAGCCAGAAACAGGGTGGAAAGCACAGCTGCAATTGGGTTATCAAGATCGCAATGGAAAAACGCGGCTGGTAGATCGTGTTCAACGCGGCCCATTAGCTGTGCAGCGCTCTTTATATCCTGAAGGTGCACCTTGCCATACCTATTTGCTGCACCCTCCGGGCGGCGTTGTGGGCGGCGATCAATTGGATATCCGGGTAGATGTTCAACCGAATGCTCATGCCATGATCACTACGCCGGGTGCCACCAAGTTTTATCGTTCCGAAGGTAAACAAGCACTGCAGCAACAAACCTTAACGGTGCAAGCGGGGGCCACATTGGAATGGCTGCCACAAGAAAATATAGCATTTCCAGGCGCAAATGCTCGCATTTACAGTGATGTTCACTTAGTACAGGGCAGCCGGTTTATCGGCTGGGAACTGCAATGCTTAGGCCGTCCCGCAATTCAAGAAACATTTGATAACGGCAATATGGATACCTGCTTGCGTGTACATGTTGATGGCACATTGCAGCTTATTGATAGCATGAAAACAAATGGCCTCTCGTTAGTAGAGAGCGCAGCTGGGCTGCGTGGGTATGCTATGAATGCTTCGCTAATCGCAGGCACTATCCCAGAAACTCACCTAGATACTGTACGAACCGTACTCGAATCGTTTGACCCCAGCTTACCCGTAGGCGCCACTTGGATGGATAACCTCCTTGTTGTTCGCATGCTAGGTAACAACACCGAAGACATACAAAAAGTACTTATCCCCGTGTGGAAAGCGCTACGTGAACAGTGGTTAGAAGTACCCGCGTGCCCACCGCGAATTTGGGCGACGTAG